The genome window ATCAAAGACGGTGTCATGACAGTCAATAAAGAAGCGCCAAAAAGGGAAATTAGTGAAAGTCAGATTTACCAAAATCTCAAACAAATTGTAAAAAATCAAGAAATGATGGCGTTGGGTACGGTGCAAGAAATGTATGATTTTTTGATGGAAGAAAACTAGAAGATAGGAAAGAGTTGGGCAACCAGCTCTTTTTTGGAAACAAATCTTCATTTTGAAAATCATCAAAAAAATGGTATAATGGTAGGAAAAGATTCGGCTGAAAGTTTTAGAACTTTTAGAATAAGAGGGTAAACTTACCCTATAATCAAGATGAATTAAGTTTCGGAGGGAAAATGAGTAATATTAGTTTAACAACACTAGGTGGTGTACGAGAAAATGGGAAAAATATGTACATCGCTGAAATCGATGGTTCTATTTTTGTTTTGGATGCTGGGCTTAAATATCCTGAAAATGAACAACTAGGTGTTGATGTCGTCATTCCAAATATGGACTACCTTTTTGAAAATAGCGATCGTATCGCTGGGGTCTTCTTGACCCACGGGCATGCGGATGCCATTGGAGCTCTGCCTTACCTTTTGGCAGAAGCGAAGGTGCCTGTGTTTGGCTCTGAGTTGACTATCGAGTTGGCAAAACTCTTTGTCAAAGGAAATGATACGGTTAAGAAATTCAATGACTTCCATGTGATTGATGAGGATACAGAAATTGATTTTGGAGGAACTGTAGTTTCCTTCTTCCGTACAACTCACTCCATCCCAGAAAGTTTGGGAGTCGTCTTGAAAACTCCGAAAGGTAGCATTGTTTATACAGGTGACTTCAAATTTGACCAGACGGCTAGTAAATCCTATGCGACGGATTTTGCCCGTTTGGCAGAAATCGGTCGTGAGGGTGTCTTGGCGCTCCTCAGTGATTCTGCGAATGCGGATAGCAATATCCAAGTGGCGAGCGAGAGTGAAGTTGGAGAGGAAATTACCCAGACCATTGCGGACTGGGAAGGTCGTATCATCGTTGCGGCAGTTGCCAGCAACCTCTCTCGTATCCAGCAGGTTTTTGATGCTGCTGCGGATACAGGTCGCCGAGTTGTTTTGACTGGATTTGATATTGAAAATATCGTCCGCACTGCGATTCGACTCAAAAAATTATCTCTAGCCAACGAAAGTCTTTTGATCAAACCCAAAGAAATGTCTCGTTTTGAAGACCATGAGTTGATTATCCTTGAGACGGGCCGTATGGGTGAGCCTATTAATGGACTTCGTAAGATGTCTATCGGACGCCACCGTTATGTGGAAATCAAAGATGGGGACTTGGTCTATATCGTAACGACTCCATCTATCGCCAAAGAAGCCGTCATGGCGCGTGTTGAAAACATGATCTACCAAGCTGGTGGTGTAGTGAAACTCATTACCCAAAGCTTGCGAGTATCCGGACACGGAAATGCGCGTGATTTGCAGTTGATGATCAATCTTTTGCAACCAAACTACCTCTTCCCTATTCAAGGGGAATACCGTGAGTTGGATGCGCATGCCAAGGCTGCTATGGCAGTTGGGATGTTGCCAGAGCGCATTTTCATCCCTAAAAAGGGAACGACCATGTCTTATGAACATGGAGACTTTGTCCCAGCTGGAGCAGTTTCTGCAGGTGATGTCTTGATTGATGGAAATGCCATCGGAGATGTTGGAAATGTCGTCCTTCGTGACCGTAAGGTCTTGTCAGAAGATGGAATCTTTATCGTGGCGATTACTGTCAACCGTCGTGAGAAGAAAATTGTGGCCAAGGCCCGTGTTCACACGCGTGGATTTGTTTATCTCAAGAAGAGTCGTGACATTCTCCGTGAAAGCTCAGAATTGATTAACCAAACGGTAGAAGAGTATCTTCAAGGTGACGACTTTGATTGGGCAGATCTCAAAGGCAAGGTTCGTGATAATTTGACCAAATATCTCTTTGATCAAACTAAGCGTCGTCCAGCAATCTTGCCAGTCGTGATGGAAGCAAAATAATAAGCAGAATACCTACAGAAAAAGTCGAATTTCGGCTTTTTCTTATAGAATAGTATAAAGGAGAAAACCATGGCAGTTATGAATATTGAGTATTACTCAGAAGTTTTGGATATGGAGTGGGGCGTTACCGTACTCTATCCAGATGCTAGTCGGGTGACTGAACCAGGTTGCACAGATATTCCTGTTCTTTATCTTTTGCACGGAATGTCGGGAAATCAAAATAGCTGGCTCAAGAGAACCAATGTCGAGCGTTTGTTGCGCGGGACTAATCTCATTGTCATCATGCCCAATACTAGCAATGGCTGGTACACAGATACCCAGTACGGTTTTAACTACTTTACTGCTCTAGCAGAAGAGTTGCCTCAGGTTATGAAACGTTTCTTCCCCAATATGACCAGCAAGCGAGAAAAGACCTTCATTGCTGGTCTCTCCATGGGTGGCTACGGTTCCTTTAAGCTGGCTCTCGCAACTGATCGTTTTTCTCATGCGGCTAGTTTTTCTGGTGCGCTCAGTTTTCAAGAATTTTCTCCTGAAAGTCAGGATCTGGGCTCTCTTGCCTACTGGAGAGGAGTTTTTGGAGAGATCAAAGATTGGACAGCTAGCCCTCATTCGCTTGAAAGCATAGCTGCAAAATCCGATAAAAATACCAAACTATGGGCTTGGTGTGGGGAGCAAGACTATCTCTACTCTGCAAATAATCTCGCAGTGAAAAACCTCAAAAAACTTGGTTTTGAGGTGACCTATAGTCATAGTCCAGGTAAGCACGAGTGGTACTACTGGGAAAAACAATTGGAGCGTTTTTTAGCTACATTACCAATTGACTTTGTTTTGGAAGAGCGCTTATCTTAGTTTTAGATTTCTTTCAGCTTTCTTCAGTAAAATAGAGAATCTATCTTGAACAAGTAGAATGTGATTTCAAGATAGGTTCTTATTTTTATGAAAGGTGGAGCGTCATGTTCTGGATTATTCGATTATTGTTCCGATTTCTGTTGGGAATTTGGCGTTTCTTCTGGCGTCTGGTTTGGACTGTGGTCATTCTACTGCTCATTGCCTTTGGAGTGGTTTGGTATCTGACAGGTGATTTTCATTCTGCGGTCAATCAGGTTGAAAAAATGAGTAAGATTGGTCAAGGTGGTTGGAATCAGTGGAAGGAGACGGGAACTCTGGAAGTCTTGTCTCAGACAGACAGTCACCAACATGCAGAAGGCAAGTGGGTTCAGGCCTCAGCTCGCATCTATATTGAACCTCAAATGGATGAGACCTTCCAAGCTGCCTATGCAGAAGCCATAAAAAACTGGAATCAAACGGGAGCCTTTACCTTTGAGGTCGTTGCGGATCCTAGCCAGGCAGATATTGTGGCAAGTGAGATGAATGATGGATCGACTGCTGTAGCAGGTCAAGCTGAGAGTCAAACCAATTTGTTAACCAATCAATTTATATCTGTAACGGTTCGCCTGAATCACTATTATCTATCCAATCCAAACTATGGTTATTCTTATGAACGGATCGTGCACACGGCGGAGCACGAGCTGGGGCATGCCATCGGATTGGATCACACCAACGAGACTTCTGTTATGCAGCCGGCAGGTTCCTACTATGGAATTCAGCCGCAGGATGTGACAGCTGTTCAAGAACTCTATACCAGTAGCGACTAGGTGAAGTCGGTGCAATCTTAAAAGAAATCAAAGCTCCTCCAACAAGTGATTGGTGGGGCTTTTTGTTCGTCCTGTTATGGCCTTTTTGCTATAATGGAACTATGAATAACTTGATCAAATCAAAACTAGAGCTCCTGCCAACCAGCCCTGGTTGCTACATTCACAAAGACAAAAACGGCACCATTATCTATGTAGGAAAGGCTAAAAATCTGCGCAACCGTGTGCGGTCCTATTTCCGTGGCAGTCATGATACCAAGACAGAGGCTCTGGTGTCTGAAATTGTGGATTTTGAATTTATCGTCACTGAGTCTAATATTGAGGCACTTCTCCTAGAAATCAACCTGATCAAGGAAAATAAGCCCAAGTACAATATCATGCTCAAGGATGACAAGTCTTATCCCTTCATCAAAATCACCAATGAGCGTTATCCTCGTTTGATTATCACCCGTCAAGTCAAAAAGGACGGAGGTCTTTATTTTGGCCCCTATCCAGATGTGGGGGCAGCTAATGAAATCAAGCGACTCTTGGATCGAATTTTCCCTTTTCGCAAGTGTACCAACCCGCCCTCTAAAGTCTGTTTTTATTACCACATCGGTCAATGTATGGCCCACACCATCTGTCAGAAAAATGAGGCCTATTTCAAGTCCATGGCTCAGGAGGTTTCTGATTTCCTAAAAGGACAGGATGACAAAATCATCGATGACCTCAAGGGGAAGATGGCAAAGGCAGCTCAAAGTATGGAGTTTGAACGTGCGGCGGAATACCGTGACCTGATTCAGGCCATTGGAACGCTTCGGACCAAGCAAAGGGTCATGGCGAAAGATTTGCAAAATCGGGATGTCTTTGGCTACTATGTGGATAAGGGCTGGATGTGTGTTCAGGTTTTCTTTGTCCGTCAAGGCAAGCTCATCGAGCGCGACGTCAACCTCTTCCCTTATTACAATGATCCGGATGAGGACTTCTTGACCTACGTGGGACAATTTTATCAAGAAAAATCCCACCTGGTTCCCAATGAAGTATTGATTCCGCAGGATATCGATGAAGAAGCCGTTGAGGCCTTGGTGGATACTAAGATTTTCAAGCCCCAACGTGGAGAGAAAAAACAACTGGTCAATTTAGCTATAAAGAATGCCCGTGTTAGTCTGGAGCAGAAATTTAACCTGCTAGAAAAATCTGTCGAAAAGACCCAAGGGGCTATTGAAAATCTAGGACGCTTGCTCCAAATACCGACTCCAGTCCGCATCGAGTCCTTCGATAACTCTAATATCATGGGAACTAGCCCTGTTTCAGCTATGGTGGTCTTTGTCAATGGCAAACCGAGTAAGAAGGATTACCGTAAGTACAAGATAAAAACGGTTGTCGGTCCAGATGACTATGCTAGTATGCGTGAGGTTATTCGCAGACGTTATGGTCGAGTACAACGAGAAGGTTTGACCCCACCAGATTTGATTGTCATTGATGGGGGACAAGGTCAGGTCAATATCGCTAAGCAGGTCATCCAAGAAGAGCTGGGGTTGGATATTCCCATTGCTGGGCTGCAAAAAAATGATAAGCACCAAACCCATGAGTTGCTCTTTGGAGATCCACTGGAAGTGGTGGAGCTGTCTCGCAATTCTCAGGAATTTTTCCTCCTCCAACGCATCCAGGATGAGGTGCACCGCTTTGCTATCACCTTCCACCGCCAACTGCGCTCAAAAAATTCCTTTTCTTCACAACTGGATGGGATTGAAGGATTGGGGCCTAAACGTAAGCAGAATCTTATGAAACATTTCAAGTCTCTAACTAAAATCAAGGAAGCCAGTGTGGATGAAATTGTCGAAGTTGGTGTGCCAAGGGCAGTCGCAGAAGCTGTTCAGAGAAAGTTGAACCCTCAGGGAGAAGTGGAATTGGCTCAAGTAGCAGAAGAGAGTGTAGATTACCAAACGGAAGGAAATCACCATGAACAATAAAATCGCAATTTTATCAGATATTCATGGCAATGTGACTGCATTAGAAGCAGTGATTGCAGAATCTTCGGCAGATTTAGGTGGTTAATATATAAACAAAAGGCCGTAAAAACGGTCTTTTGTGGTATAATTATGATTAAACTAAGCTTTAGAGGTGAAAAATGATTCCGATAAAAAAGAGCAATTCTAAACAAGTATATGAATTTTGTCGTGATATTTATGAGAAATTACCAGAAAAAGACGAATTAGATATGTTAATTTTTAAGAATTTTGGATCTCACAATGGATTGGAAGACTATTTTACACAACAAGATAGAGCCTTTCTAAAACTTATGATGGCGGACTACTCTACCTTACTAAAAGTAAAGGAAAAAATAGATAGCTCATCTGATGTTGAATGGGTTTTTAAAATACATGTGGAGAAATTTTCTGATTTGGTTAATCAAATTTATAGTCATTTAAAAAACGATTTTATAGAAAAGTGTGATAAGGAAATTAAGCAGTTAAAAATAGGGCATATTAGAGGAGTAAGTACTAGTATTAATCTGAAAAGAATATTATCATATGAGACTGATGATAATCTAGATAAAATTCGAAAAAAGAAAAATTTGACTGATAATATACGGATTATTGTTGATAGAACAAAGAATACAAGAGAATTTATCGACTTGATTAAGAAGAATTTAAAATCTGAATTCTTAAAGGACTTTGAAGATATATTTCCGGATAAAATGGATACTTTGGTCGAAATGATGAGCTCGAAAAAATCGTTTAATGATTTAGTGCAGAGTTACAAGTTTGATGGAATTCATACTAAAAAATCTCATATAGTATTGAAGGATTATGTTGTTGAACGATACAAAGAAAAGTTGGAATCCTATTATAATAAAATAGACAAAAAAGAGTTAGTTCGCATAACTGGTGTCACAGTTTGTCCATATTGTAATAGAAATTTTATAAATGTAACCGAGGAAGCTAATACAAGTCAGTTAGACCATTTTTTCCCTAAGAATGAATATCCTCTATTCGCTTTATGTTTTTACAATCTGATTCCTTCTTGTTATGGTTGTAATAATAAAAAGAGTACGAGTAAATTTTATATCTCTCCCTATGATGAAAGTATAACTGATATTGATGAATTGTTGAAATTTTCTTTGAATATAAAGTCTGCAGATTTTATTAATAATTCAGAAAGTATTGATATTATAATCAAGGATGACATATCGGAAGAGGAGTTAAAACAATTAGAAAGCAAGGATAAATTAAGTGTTAGACAGAAATTATTGAAAGACAAATATGTGATTGATACAAGAAGTTTATATAAACTACACACAGATGTTGTCCAAGAATTATTGTGGAAGCAGGAAGTTTATAGTAATAGCTATAAAATTAAGTTAGAAGAAATTTTAGCTACGTCCGATAAAAAGTTTTCAAAATATGAGATAGATAGAATGATAGTTGGTTATTATACAGACAAAGAAAATTATGGGAAAAGACCACTTTCAAAAATGGTTACAGATATTAGCAAAGAAATTGGACTACTAGGGGAAGAGGAATGAAATTAATTGCTTTGGTGATTAAACAGTATGATGAGCTTTTTAAGAATCAGATTTTTAATTTTTCAGACGAATATAAAGTTGATTTTAACTTTGAAACAAATAAATTAAAAATTGATAAAAATCTAGACTATATTGAAAATTTTTATGGAGACTCTATTTATAATATTTCGCCAATTGTAGGGATAAATGGGATTGGGAAAACAACAGTTTTAAACATAATTAGTGGCTATTCACCAGCTAAACGCGAGCAAGACTCTGATAATCAATATTTCTTCCTTTTTGAAATAGGAAAACAAGAAGACAAAGTAAGATTTAAGGTTTCTTCCAATAATTTATCTGTTGCAACACTACAAGAATATTGGGGCCAGACTTTTTACAGGAATCAAGATGGAAGTTTTGATTGTGATCCAGAAGGTTATGATGTGACTCGAAATATATTATACGTTAATTTGCCAAGTAAAGGCAAAGGAGGAGTTATTGAATCTCGGACAACGTTGAATCAAAAAGGATTAGCAATGTTTATACATTCATATTTGTGGTTAAGCGATCGTAACATTATTAGTTCAGTTTTATCTTGTTCATTAGATATTAGTACTTATGGTTTAAAAGATAATACTAACTCAATTCCGAGAGGGATAAAAGCCATAGGATTTTTAATATATAAGTCCATACATAATATTTTTTATGAAGAAGATGAATTTATAAAGAAACTATTATCTGAATCTTTATTAGATGAATGCGAAAAATATTTAAAGGAAGATGTTTCTGATTATGAGGACTCTGGATTTAATTTACTTTTAGATATAGTAAAAGAATTAAACCAAAATGAAGTAAAGGAGGAAGAAAATAAATTAAAGGATGAAACAAGAAAAGTAAAAAAAGATTATGTAGAATCAATAATTGATATAGTTAATATTTTTAGAGAAATCCGAGAAAATGGTTCTTTAATTGATAATAAATCTTCTTCAATTTTGTTAAAATACTCGAATAATAATAGATCTTTATTTGAAGAACTTAATGACAGACTATTTCAGCATACAAAATCGAAAAAATTAGTAGATAAGTTTTGTTATGATTTAAATGAAAACTTTAATAATTATTATTTGTTAAAAGAGACTCCTGATTATCATATGTCAACTGGGGAAGGGAACCTAATTGAAATATTTTCACAACTTTATACGTATCTATATATGCATGAAGAAAGTTCCGAGGATATTATACTGCTAGTTGATGAATTAGAATCGGGAATGCACTTAGAATGGTCTAGGAGATTAATTAAAATTCTGATTAATAATCTTTCTGAAATATTGGAAGACGAGGGAAAGGGTAGAAAGATCCAACTCATCTTTACAACTCACTCTCCCTATATGTTATCTGATATTAAACCAGGAAATGTGATTATGATTGAAAAAAATCAAGAAACGGGATATTCAGAAGGGAAAGTTTTACAAAATACTTTCGCTAAAAATATACAAGAAATCATGAAGGAAAATTTGATTGATAACATTTATGGTGATTTTGCCTTAGCAAAGATTAATTCTATGATTGAAAGACTTAATGGAGAAGAGGAGCAGGAAGGAAATGAAGAAGAACTATTAAAAGAAATTCATTTGATCAGCGAGCCTATTCTTCGTAATAAATTATTAGAGATGTATGATAAGAAATACAATACCTCAGAATTTAGTATTGAAAAACAACTGCAGAAGTTGAATCTTAATGAGGAACAGCGTGAGCAGGTCAGAGCAATGATTAAAGAAAATATAAGTAACGCCGATGCGGATAAATAAGTTTGTAAATAAATAGTTTGAATTATCAATACAATCATTTGAAAATGAACAATAGAAAGTAATAATATGAAACACAGAATCGCGATTTTATCTGATATACACGGGAATACCACAGCCTTGAAGGCAGTTCTGTCAGATGCTAAAAGACAGGAAGCGACAGAATATTGGCTTCTAGGGGATATTTTTCTCCCTGGTCCTGGGGAAAATGATTTGCTAGCCTTGCTAAAAGACCTTCCTATCACAGCGACTGTCCGTGGAAACTGGGATGATTGTGTCTTGGAGGCCTTAGATGGGCAATATGGTTTGGAAGATCTACAGGAAGTCCAGCTCTTGCGTATGACCCAGTTTTTAATGGAGCGAATGGCTCCCGATCAGATCGCTTGGCTACGAAGCTTGCCTTTGCTGGAAAAGAAAGAAGTTGACGGATTGCGCTTTTCTCTTTCTCATAATTTGCCTGATAAGAACTATGGAGGAGACTTGCTGGTTGACAATGATACGGAGAAATTTGACCAACTGCTAGATAATGAAACGGACGTGGCAGTCTATGGTCATGTTCATAAGCAGTTGCTTCGTTATGGAAGCCGAGGGCAACAAATCATCAATCCAGGTACGATTGGCATGCCCTATTTTGATTGGGAGGCGTTAAAAAATCACCGTGCCCAGTATGCCGTGATAGAAGTGGAAGATGGGGAATTGGTCAATATCCATTTTCGTAAAGTCGCTTATGATTATGAAGCGGAGCTAGAATTGGCCAAGTCCAAGGGTCTTCCCTTTATCGAAATGTATGAAGAGCTACGACGAGAAGACAACTATCGGGGGCACAATCTGGAACTTTTAGCTAGTTTAATCGAAAAGCACGGGTATGTAGAGGATGTAAAGACCTATTTTGATTTCTTGCAAAGTGAGAAATAAAATGGACGCCCTTAATTTGAAGTGAGGTTTGTAGTCGAATCGCTTAGAAAAGAGTCAGACAATAAGGAAGAAAAGATGGCTTAGCTAAAGTTTGACATTGAAATTATTTTGTTATACAATGAACTTAATTCTTAATAAAAAGGAGAACATTATGAAGAAAATTATTACAGCCAGTATGGCTCTTTTATCTGTTGTTGTTTTAGCAGCATGTTCAGGGAAAACAACGTCTGATTCTTCGACTAAGACTTCAAGCTCTGTAGAACAAACTTCTTCTTCAGAGACTTCATCAACAACGTCTAGTTCAAAGACAGAAAATAATGAGGTTGTTTTGATCACCGATGAAGAAATTGACAATGCTAAAACTGTTGGAGATGTGAAGAAAGTCTTTGGTAAATTAGTCGACAATTATAAAAAGCATGCAGTTGAAATTGGGGAAAAAATTCCAGAGAGTGGAAAAGAAGCATATAACGCCCAAGTTGAACCAGCGCTTAAGTCTATGGAGACTGTAAGAGAGTCATTTAACGAAAGCCTTTCAAGTATTGGTTCTGATGATACAGTAGTGCCAGAACAAACTCGTACTCTATTTGTTCAACAGTTGAAAACTGGACGTGACACAATGAAGAAAGCGCTGGAAGCGGCTTATAAAGCAATTGCTCCATACACATCTGGTCAATAATATAAGAAAGTAGGTGTTCGATCACCTGCTTTTTGATTGCTTCAAATCTAAAGCGATACCTACTTAAAGAGCTCCAAATTAATAGCAGAGAGTTTGAAAGAAGTACTAACTCTATGAAAAATCCCTGCAAGCTCTTTCAAAATATGGTAGAATGGAAGCAGTAGAATTAGAAAAGGAAATCGATTATGAAATTTCTTGAATTAAATAAAAAACGTCATGCGACCAAGCATTTCACTGATCAGCCGGTGGATCCCAAAGATGTTCGCACAGCTATTGAAATCGCAACCTTGGCCCCAAGCGCTCACAACAGCCAGCCTTGGAAATTTGTGGTGGTTCGTGAGAAAAATGCTGAATTGGCAAAATTGGCTTATGGTTCGAACTTTGAGCAGGTATCAGCAGCACCTGTAACCATTGCCTTGTTTACAGACACAGATTTGGCTAAACGTGCCCGTAAGATTGCCAGAGTTGGTGGTGCTAATAACTTTTCTGAAGAGCAACTTCAATACTTTATGAAGAATTTGCCTGCTGAATTTGCGCGTTATAGTGAACAACAAGTCAGCGACTACCTAGCCCTCAATGCAGGTTTGGTTGCCATGAACTTGGTTTTGGCTCTGACAGATCAGGGAATTGGTTCTAACATTATTCTTGGATTTGACAAATCAAAAGCCAACGAAGTTTTGGATATCGAAGACCGTTTCCGTCCAGAACTCTTGATTACGGTAGGTTACACAGACGAAAAATTGGAACCAAGCTACCGCTTGCCAGTGGATGAAATTATCGAGAAAAGATAGAAAGAAGAAAAAATGACAGCAATTGATTTTACAGCAGAAGTAGAAAAACGCAAAGAAGACCTCTTGGCTGACTTGTTTAGCCTTTTGGAAATCAACTCAGAACGTGATGATAGTAAGGCTGATGCGCAGCATCCCTTTGGACCTGGTCCAGTAAAAGCCTTGGAAAAATTCCTTGAAATCGCAGACCGCGATGGCTATCCAACTAAGAATGTCGATAACTACGCAGGACATTTTGAGTTTGGTGAAGGAGAAGAAGTTCTCGGAATCTTTGCCCACATGGACGTGGTGCCAGCTGGTAGCGGTTGGGACACGGACCCTTACACACCAACTATCAAAGACGGTCGCCTTTATGCGCGTGGAGCTTCAGATGACAAGGGGCCTACAACAGCTTGTTACTATGGCTTGAAAATCATCAAAGAATTGGGCCTTCCAACTTCTAAGAAAGTTCGTTTCATCGTCGGAACAGACGAAGAATCAGGCTGGGCAGACATGGACTACTACTTTGAACATGTAGGACTTGAAAAACCAGACTTCGGTTTCTCTCCAGACGCTG of Streptococcus oralis contains these proteins:
- a CDS encoding ribonuclease J — translated: MSNISLTTLGGVRENGKNMYIAEIDGSIFVLDAGLKYPENEQLGVDVVIPNMDYLFENSDRIAGVFLTHGHADAIGALPYLLAEAKVPVFGSELTIELAKLFVKGNDTVKKFNDFHVIDEDTEIDFGGTVVSFFRTTHSIPESLGVVLKTPKGSIVYTGDFKFDQTASKSYATDFARLAEIGREGVLALLSDSANADSNIQVASESEVGEEITQTIADWEGRIIVAAVASNLSRIQQVFDAAADTGRRVVLTGFDIENIVRTAIRLKKLSLANESLLIKPKEMSRFEDHELIILETGRMGEPINGLRKMSIGRHRYVEIKDGDLVYIVTTPSIAKEAVMARVENMIYQAGGVVKLITQSLRVSGHGNARDLQLMINLLQPNYLFPIQGEYRELDAHAKAAMAVGMLPERIFIPKKGTTMSYEHGDFVPAGAVSAGDVLIDGNAIGDVGNVVLRDRKVLSEDGIFIVAITVNRREKKIVAKARVHTRGFVYLKKSRDILRESSELINQTVEEYLQGDDFDWADLKGKVRDNLTKYLFDQTKRRPAILPVVMEAK
- a CDS encoding alpha/beta hydrolase; protein product: MAVMNIEYYSEVLDMEWGVTVLYPDASRVTEPGCTDIPVLYLLHGMSGNQNSWLKRTNVERLLRGTNLIVIMPNTSNGWYTDTQYGFNYFTALAEELPQVMKRFFPNMTSKREKTFIAGLSMGGYGSFKLALATDRFSHAASFSGALSFQEFSPESQDLGSLAYWRGVFGEIKDWTASPHSLESIAAKSDKNTKLWAWCGEQDYLYSANNLAVKNLKKLGFEVTYSHSPGKHEWYYWEKQLERFLATLPIDFVLEERLS
- a CDS encoding M57 family metalloprotease, with protein sequence MFWIIRLLFRFLLGIWRFFWRLVWTVVILLLIAFGVVWYLTGDFHSAVNQVEKMSKIGQGGWNQWKETGTLEVLSQTDSHQHAEGKWVQASARIYIEPQMDETFQAAYAEAIKNWNQTGAFTFEVVADPSQADIVASEMNDGSTAVAGQAESQTNLLTNQFISVTVRLNHYYLSNPNYGYSYERIVHTAEHELGHAIGLDHTNETSVMQPAGSYYGIQPQDVTAVQELYTSSD
- the uvrC gene encoding excinuclease ABC subunit UvrC, with protein sequence MNNLIKSKLELLPTSPGCYIHKDKNGTIIYVGKAKNLRNRVRSYFRGSHDTKTEALVSEIVDFEFIVTESNIEALLLEINLIKENKPKYNIMLKDDKSYPFIKITNERYPRLIITRQVKKDGGLYFGPYPDVGAANEIKRLLDRIFPFRKCTNPPSKVCFYYHIGQCMAHTICQKNEAYFKSMAQEVSDFLKGQDDKIIDDLKGKMAKAAQSMEFERAAEYRDLIQAIGTLRTKQRVMAKDLQNRDVFGYYVDKGWMCVQVFFVRQGKLIERDVNLFPYYNDPDEDFLTYVGQFYQEKSHLVPNEVLIPQDIDEEAVEALVDTKIFKPQRGEKKQLVNLAIKNARVSLEQKFNLLEKSVEKTQGAIENLGRLLQIPTPVRIESFDNSNIMGTSPVSAMVVFVNGKPSKKDYRKYKIKTVVGPDDYASMREVIRRRYGRVQREGLTPPDLIVIDGGQGQVNIAKQVIQEELGLDIPIAGLQKNDKHQTHELLFGDPLEVVELSRNSQEFFLLQRIQDEVHRFAITFHRQLRSKNSFSSQLDGIEGLGPKRKQNLMKHFKSLTKIKEASVDEIVEVGVPRAVAEAVQRKLNPQGEVELAQVAEESVDYQTEGNHHEQ
- a CDS encoding HNH endonuclease, with protein sequence MIPIKKSNSKQVYEFCRDIYEKLPEKDELDMLIFKNFGSHNGLEDYFTQQDRAFLKLMMADYSTLLKVKEKIDSSSDVEWVFKIHVEKFSDLVNQIYSHLKNDFIEKCDKEIKQLKIGHIRGVSTSINLKRILSYETDDNLDKIRKKKNLTDNIRIIVDRTKNTREFIDLIKKNLKSEFLKDFEDIFPDKMDTLVEMMSSKKSFNDLVQSYKFDGIHTKKSHIVLKDYVVERYKEKLESYYNKIDKKELVRITGVTVCPYCNRNFINVTEEANTSQLDHFFPKNEYPLFALCFYNLIPSCYGCNNKKSTSKFYISPYDESITDIDELLKFSLNIKSADFINNSESIDIIIKDDISEEELKQLESKDKLSVRQKLLKDKYVIDTRSLYKLHTDVVQELLWKQEVYSNSYKIKLEEILATSDKKFSKYEIDRMIVGYYTDKENYGKRPLSKMVTDISKEIGLLGEEE
- a CDS encoding AAA family ATPase, with translation MKLIALVIKQYDELFKNQIFNFSDEYKVDFNFETNKLKIDKNLDYIENFYGDSIYNISPIVGINGIGKTTVLNIISGYSPAKREQDSDNQYFFLFEIGKQEDKVRFKVSSNNLSVATLQEYWGQTFYRNQDGSFDCDPEGYDVTRNILYVNLPSKGKGGVIESRTTLNQKGLAMFIHSYLWLSDRNIISSVLSCSLDISTYGLKDNTNSIPRGIKAIGFLIYKSIHNIFYEEDEFIKKLLSESLLDECEKYLKEDVSDYEDSGFNLLLDIVKELNQNEVKEEENKLKDETRKVKKDYVESIIDIVNIFREIRENGSLIDNKSSSILLKYSNNNRSLFEELNDRLFQHTKSKKLVDKFCYDLNENFNNYYLLKETPDYHMSTGEGNLIEIFSQLYTYLYMHEESSEDIILLVDELESGMHLEWSRRLIKILINNLSEILEDEGKGRKIQLIFTTHSPYMLSDIKPGNVIMIEKNQETGYSEGKVLQNTFAKNIQEIMKENLIDNIYGDFALAKINSMIERLNGEEEQEGNEEELLKEIHLISEPILRNKLLEMYDKKYNTSEFSIEKQLQKLNLNEEQREQVRAMIKENISNADADK
- a CDS encoding metallophosphoesterase family protein, which codes for MKHRIAILSDIHGNTTALKAVLSDAKRQEATEYWLLGDIFLPGPGENDLLALLKDLPITATVRGNWDDCVLEALDGQYGLEDLQEVQLLRMTQFLMERMAPDQIAWLRSLPLLEKKEVDGLRFSLSHNLPDKNYGGDLLVDNDTEKFDQLLDNETDVAVYGHVHKQLLRYGSRGQQIINPGTIGMPYFDWEALKNHRAQYAVIEVEDGELVNIHFRKVAYDYEAELELAKSKGLPFIEMYEELRREDNYRGHNLELLASLIEKHGYVEDVKTYFDFLQSEK
- a CDS encoding nitroreductase family protein codes for the protein MKFLELNKKRHATKHFTDQPVDPKDVRTAIEIATLAPSAHNSQPWKFVVVREKNAELAKLAYGSNFEQVSAAPVTIALFTDTDLAKRARKIARVGGANNFSEEQLQYFMKNLPAEFARYSEQQVSDYLALNAGLVAMNLVLALTDQGIGSNIILGFDKSKANEVLDIEDRFRPELLITVGYTDEKLEPSYRLPVDEIIEKR